Proteins encoded within one genomic window of Brassica rapa cultivar Chiifu-401-42 chromosome A09, CAAS_Brap_v3.01, whole genome shotgun sequence:
- the LOC103838314 gene encoding uncharacterized protein LOC103838314 isoform X1, producing MERLRDCIKEMVKFTLTHRSGFDLELTGDFCSGLLSGDSLLHAGDGIEPLFQNPFVFCSSFIESVCVFVDAETVEAFAGVPEYPLYKRLALSLLKSIASGCFCGGFEKVSLGKEVTWLKEKEEEWSNMITQKGSELVNALKYIACELQVQEPLFSLERWCQNS from the exons ATGGAGAGACTGAGAGATTGTATAAAGGAAATGGTGAAGTTCACACTTACTCACCGTTCAGGTTTCGATTTAGAGCTTACCGGAGATTTCTGCTCCGGTCTTCTCTCCGGCGACTCGCTTCTTCACGCCGGTGATGGTATCGAACCTCTTTTCCAAAACCCATTTGTTTTCTGTTCGAGTTTCATTGAATCGGTCTGTGTTTTTGTGGACGCAGAGACTGTAGAAGCATTTGCAGGTGTTCCTGAGTATCCTCTGTACAAGCGTCTAGCTTTAAGCCTATTGAAATCGATTGCTTCTGGTTGTTTCTGTGGGGGTTTTGAGAAGGTTTCGTTGGGGAAAGAGGTTACCTGGTTGAAGGAGAAAGAGGAGGAGTGGAGCAACATGATAACCCAAAAGGGTTCTGAGTTAGTCAAC GCCTTGAAGTATATAGCTTGTGAGCTTCAAGTTCAAGAGCCCTTATTCTCCCTCGAAAG ATGGTGTCAAAACAGTTGA
- the LOC103838314 gene encoding uncharacterized protein LOC103838314 isoform X2, whose product MERLRDCIKEMVKFTLTHRSGFDLELTGDFCSGLLSGDSLLHAETVEAFAGVPEYPLYKRLALSLLKSIASGCFCGGFEKVSLGKEVTWLKEKEEEWSNMITQKGSELVNALKYIACELQVQEPLFSLERWCQNS is encoded by the exons ATGGAGAGACTGAGAGATTGTATAAAGGAAATGGTGAAGTTCACACTTACTCACCGTTCAGGTTTCGATTTAGAGCTTACCGGAGATTTCTGCTCCGGTCTTCTCTCCGGCGACTCGCTTCTTCACGCCG AGACTGTAGAAGCATTTGCAGGTGTTCCTGAGTATCCTCTGTACAAGCGTCTAGCTTTAAGCCTATTGAAATCGATTGCTTCTGGTTGTTTCTGTGGGGGTTTTGAGAAGGTTTCGTTGGGGAAAGAGGTTACCTGGTTGAAGGAGAAAGAGGAGGAGTGGAGCAACATGATAACCCAAAAGGGTTCTGAGTTAGTCAAC GCCTTGAAGTATATAGCTTGTGAGCTTCAAGTTCAAGAGCCCTTATTCTCCCTCGAAAG ATGGTGTCAAAACAGTTGA